In Penaeus vannamei isolate JL-2024 chromosome 24, ASM4276789v1, whole genome shotgun sequence, the genomic stretch aagaagagaaagaaagaatttaaaaaagagagaaggatttaaacaaaaaaaaaacacccttcccacctcctccccttaaaaaaataattaaaaaaaaataaaataaaagataaaaaaaaataacaataataaacaaaatataaacacgtGATCGCCTTCCAGGATTACACTACTGGGAACTCATGATCGTGGCCTTCGTGTTGACCATAGTGGCACTGATGATGTTCATTGGCACCGTCTACTTCATCATCTCCAAGATCGCCAGGTGAGGCTCTCAAGAGGCACTGGtaggtgacttttttttttttttttttttttttagatcttttaaggtgaatttttgtttacttttttttttctttttttgcttgttttctctctcgtaAGGTGTTCTTGGCGTTATTGTCAGGtgatttgtgtgtacgtgtgtgtgtgtgtgtgcgtgtgttcttgtaAGGTGAGGTTCTTTGAagtcagctgattttttttctcttgcaagGTGAGTTATGGACGTGaatttcttatacatttttttcttttcttttttatttctttgtgatttttttcttttttttcttttttgtcttagatgatttttttctctcgcaaGGTGAGGTTCTCAAAGTTATTGgcaggtgtttttttgttttgttttgtagatCTTGTCAAGTGATTATCTTTTTAATCTCTTGTAAGGTGAGATTCTCAGAGTTATTAGCGGgtgaatttctttctctctttctctgtcttcatctacgtattttttactttttttttctctctttcttatttgtaGATgaatttcttatcctttttatagTCCTTATACGATAATGTTCTCAGGAATAATAGTTATTGTCTAGTGAATTTCaaagttgttgttttgttttgttttttgtaatgtGGGATACTCATAGTTACAGCTACGTGGAATTGTTTTGGAGGAAGGAACGAagcacaacgaaaaaaaaagagagaaaagaacgaaacagtgcaaaaaagagagaaaagaacgaaacaacgcaaaaaagaaaaaaacgaaacacaacgaaaaaaactaaaagataaGAAAgcgccatctccccccccccccccttaggttCCGGCAGACGAGCCCCGAGGAGCAAATTCCCCCCGAGGAGAGCTTCGACAAGAGGGCCAGCGTGAAGGGCGTCTCCAGCGCCTCCGGGAAGACGGCGAGGGCCTTCGAGACGCAGCTGGTGGACAGAGGGATGGTCGAGAGCCAGCTGGTCAAGGAGGAGGACCTGCTGCGACCGGAACAGGACATCAGGCAGACGGCGGCCTACCTCGAGCCCTCCAAGTTCATCCTGCCGCTCAGCTTCCGCCACAATAGCGGTGAGTTCAGGTCAATCTAGGTCACGCTTTCCCTCTTGGTACACATACgcaggtagacacacacaaagttcacacacatctgtatacaatatcgatctatctatttatctgtacatatatacagataggtagatctctatctatctgtatatctatctctgtctgtctatctatatatctacctatatgtctaaacatatatataaatgtatagttatatatttatatataaacacatatgtatagataaatagatagataaataggttatagatataagtatgtgttcgagtgcttgtgtgtgcgcttgtgtgagtgagtgagtgtgtgtgtgtgtgtgtgtgtgtgtgtgtgtgtgtgtgtgtgtgtgtgtgtgtacatataaaacaAGGTGACCAGCTGACACATATCTCCATAAACAACCAACGATATAccaacgcccacgcccaccacccacacccaaacaccacAGCATGGGAAAGCGCACGGAGAAGCCCCTCGAACTGCAACAAACCTCTTTCCTTCCAGACTCGGACTACTCCAGGAGTGACCTCTACAGCAGGAGCTCTTGGTCCAGCGCCTCCAGCACCTCCAGCGGTTCCTCCGGCGGATGGGTAGGCGCTCGCTGGCCAGGCGTCggacgggcgtgggcggggacgggCGCGGGCGGGAATCCGGAGGACGAGTGGTATCACCCGAGGAGGAACCACGCCAGAAGAACGGGGACTTACAGGTGAGTGGACGCCATTGCTGGGTGGTCGTAGGTCTTTAGAGTTTATTTCGTTTTAGTTATCGGTATGTCTGTCTTTTTGGaactttcccgttttctctctgtgtctgtctttgtctgtctttgtgtatgtatctgtttctatttctgttctccgtttctgtctctgtctctgtctgtctctgtatatgtatctgtttctatttctgtctctgattctatctctgtctatgtctttgtctgtgcatgtgtatttgtttctatctctgcccctgtatctatctgtctctgtctctgtctctctctctctctctctctctctctctctctctctctctctctctctctctctctctctctctctctctctctctctctctctctctctctctctttctgtctgtctgtctgtctgtctgtctctctctctctctctctctctctctctctctctctctctctctctctctctctctctctctctctctctctctctctctctctctctctctctttctccctctctctctctccttccctccctccctatcttcgcatctatctatcttcctgtatATCTATTTGACAATCTATCAcctatccatcttcctatctacccatctatctgtctgtctacctacctacctacctatctatctatctacctatctatctatctatctatctatctatctatctatctatctatctatatctatatatatatatatacatatatatatatatatatatatatatatatatatatatatatatatatatatatatatatatatatatatatatatatatacatatatatatatatatatatatatatatatatatgtacacacgcacacacacacacacatatatgtatatatatacatatataaataaatatatatatatatatatatatatatatatatatatttatataaatatatatttatatatatacatatatatatatatatgtatatgtacacaagcacacacacacacatatatatgtatatgcatataatatatatatatatatatatatatatatatatatatatatatatatatatatatatatatgtatatatatatatatatatatatatatatatatatatatgtatgtatgtatatgtacacacgcacacacgcacacacacacacacacatatatatatatatatatatatatatatatatatatatatatatatatatatatatatatatttatatatatgtatatatatatatatatgtatatatatatatatatatatatatatatatatacatacataaatacgaacacacgcacacacacacacacacacacacatacacacacacacacacacacacacacacacacacacacacacacacacacacacacacacacacacacacacacacacacacacacacacacacacacacacacacacacacacacacacacacctaaatctCAGCTTACACACAAAATACCATTAAAATTCAGATATTAAAATTAACCAATAAGTTATGAAATAATATATCGGATCTCTAATTAAGCTATTTCCAACTCgctacaaaaagatagatagatagacagatagatacataaagaaggTTTAAGTATAAATGATTAGAGCATAAAAGATAAGTTACGAAAGAAAtaatttgataaagaaaaaaaatacatcaatacatagatgaataagcaggtttattgatatagataagtaaatagactaATATCAACTTCATGCCTAGTACACCTGCCGCCATTTGCAAGTAAAAGCAGGAAATTATttgtttaaaaaatacaaaaataccagGAAACACAATGTAATATCTGCAATAGGAGCTCCTGGACTCGTATGGTTTCTGTTGCTGGAATATTGGATTAAGGATTCACTAAATCGTGCACTTAGGCGAGGTCCACAGAGACTCGAAAATATTATTCGCGGAGTCAAGGTTAACCTCTGTATAAGGCTAGGTCAAGGTCTGATCAGATTGATACACACGTGGCATTGGTGATGTTTGACCTTGTTTTTTGcgacttttgtttgtgtgtatatatatatatatatatatatatatatatatatatatatatatatatatatatatatatatatatatatatatgagtggaaaaacactctaccgtgttgatactatagtagaaaaatccacaatgcataaactagatttattgaagaaagtgggacaacagtttcggaatcgtcctcgattccacctTCGGGTCgatgacgattccgaaactgttgtctcacattctgcaataaatctagttcatatatatacatatatatatatatatatatatatatatatatatatatatatatatatatatatatataaatgtgtttatatatatatgtatatatatacatatttacatatatatgtgtgtatttgcacacacaaacacacacatacacacatacacacacacacacacacacacacacacacacacacacacacacacacacacacacacacacacacacacacacacacacacacacacgcgtatatatatatccctccttctccttctctctccctccttctctctctctcgctctctctctctctctctctttctccctctctctatctatctatctacctatctatctagatctctctctatttatctattaatcaatttgtgtgtgtaaagagtgtttctgtgtgggtcTGTGCGTgttcctttatttctctatctgtctatctatcacttcgTCTTTATCAaccttattctttcattcttatttggaTTGCAATAATCTGTAAGGTATTCCCCCAAGCTTTTCTTCGTTAGGCCaacccacacaaatacaaatacacacgtagtCCCAACACACTAAAGTTTATGCGGATGATATAGATGTTGTGAAGAATGACAAAATATTTCACCTTATTGATACAACGGTAgggttttttttaattctaaattGTTGATACAATGTTTGAGGAAAACGGTATTTACATAAAATAGATTTTTAAACGATGAGGTAAGGGTTTCGAAATCCATTTGGTTGATTGTGAATTCCAAATGCATTTTCagtatgtatatgattttttttttttttttttttttttactaaggtaATGCtacatacaaagaaaacaaagatattaCGTggcattttattcatttttcagatATATGAAACACCAACAAGTTATTCAAATCTCAAAATTGCCGCACATTACTAACCTAATTCATCCTAATAAAATTTCTTAATTTTGATACATGTCAAGTCTGACGTCACAAATATGGGAGGAGATGCGTGACGTCATCATCTGCGTGTTGATTTGTCTCGTGTAAATCTTGAAAGGGATGCTGGATGACCTGTCTTTGTAGGTGCTGGCTTTATTGACCTCCGATGACCTGTATTCAGACCtttgttgttttgattgttgtttcattgttttttcgtGATAAATAGGCGTTGGTTCGATTTTATATCAATCCCAAAAGGCATTCATAGTTGGAATAGATGTGCTAAAACAAGTTACATCATTGTCTATCCTCAGGCTCCCATTATCCCTGAATAATTCTCCTTATATATCGTATAAAGATTACTCTGAATTAGTATTATTCTAGGTAAAATAAAATATCAAGATTATTTGAATTTGTCCCTGCAGTCTTCGAATATAAAAAATGAACTGAATccgatgaaataaaataaatggcaTACGTTCGTACACCTCACCgcgtttctgtttcttctttttatcttaacACAACGTACTAagcatttccttttcattatttccagaccctctgtgttttttttctaacttttttgtCTGATTCAGttcatttctttttatgttatgtacatatatcagtTTACATCATTAGTCCCTATTTTGTGTACCGTTTCGCCTTCCTCCGTCAGCTGATAAAGTATTTTTCACCTCACCTAAATTTCTTATCACCTCTAATtaaatttattatattttgtttatttatcactaTTTTGTTAATTAACATCTGATAATCATTTATCCCTATTTTGTTGATTAACGCGTATCACTGATCAATATCTTGTGAATCAATGTATATCACTGATCCCTATTTTGTGAATTAACATATATCACTGATCCATATTTTGTGAATTGACGTGTACCGTTTATCACTTTGCAttgaataacataaaaatatttaaattccTGAACTCTAATTCTTCTACGTTCGTTTCCCTCCCCTAGCCCTACAGGAACAGCCCGCCACCCGCTCCTGCTAAGAGCCTCCACGCTATCTGAGAGCGACGAGTCTCCTTaagcagaaggagagagcagGCTTCGAAAgtcagaaaaacaagaaacaaaagagaataaaagcagGTGATGAGATACAAAAAGCAGGAGTGTAGGTAAAGATAAGAGAAGCTACCGAAgaggagttgttgtttttttactaacATTTGAATTATATATCCTATTTATAAATTCAGTTAAAAACGTTGGACGATAGACAATTCATAATCAtggtatatataaaatgcatataaagTATATGCCGCGTTTATTATATAACTCTATCATGTACAAAAAAGCCCAAGAACCATTTTATAAGTTAATGAAGCAAATAACAATAAACCACCTATGGATTTTATTTAGTTATAAATAAAACTCCATTCCACAACTATAAAAGTGTACCATAGAGCTTACAGTTTTCTTTCACGTAGTTAAATATAGTGTAATGTGAACAAAGATTTAGACACAGTAACGTCTGTacaaagatgaaatgaaacacaTCCATaacaagaaagggaaataaaatcgCGACGTTTCGGACAAGAATAAACTCATCATCAGGTATTTCACGGACATGGAGTAAATTAAACTATTAATGTCCAAAACgacgctttttatttatttgctttatttgttgtggttgtgtctcttttcattgtttggtgtgttgttatatatgtgttttatataacggatatccgtatatatgagtatatatggtTTACTGTTTATAATCATCTCCATTTTCGTATATATtctaataaacaataatagacatatttctttcaattttctcctATACAGttttataagaaatataaacctatattatatgtattgtacatatgtatttccATTAAGGTGTACTGTATATTCTCCGATTTATTATAAAAAGAATTCCAACATTAAGATGCTATTTTTCTATCAAAccatttgtttatattcattcttTCAAAATTATTTCTAAAGATCCAAAGAAAGTCTCACTctatcttatctccctctctccatctctatctatctatttatctctctctctctcaaatatgcCGCAAACCTTTCGCCCAATTATTTATTCCGATTACAATGAACGGAAAGAGGGGGGCTGCTGCAGCTATCGGGCCAGATCAGTAAATAAGCAACCGATATTCATTATTAATTCGTGGTTCCCTGATACGGTGATATAATTGTTGGTTGACTATATCAATGCCACTTTTATCACCTTTTACAATCAACCAACAACCTCGACACCGCATCAAAGAGCCACAGTTTCAAATCACGCTTACATACCGACGTgatccgacatatatatatatatatatatatatatatatatatatatatatatatatatatatatatatgtgtgtgtgtgtgtgtgtgtgtgtgtgtgtgtgtgtgtgtgtgtgtgtgtgagtgtgtgagtgtgtgagtgtgtgtgtgtgtgtgtgtgtgtgtgtgtgtgtgagtgtgtgagtgtgtgagtgtgtgagtgtgtgtgtgtgtgtgtgtgtttgtgtgtgagtgtgtgagtgtgtgagtgtgtgtgtgtgtgtgtgtgtgtgtgtgtgtgtgtgtgtgggtgtgtgagtgtgtgtgtgtgtctgtgtgtgtgtgtgtgtgtgtgtgtgtgtgtgtgtgtgtgtgtgtgtgtgtgtgtgtttatcttttgcTAATGATGCAAATGAAGTgatatagcgaaaaggccttcggtaatGGCGTGcggttttctcttcttccattcgttgttttatttacattgtcttttttcttccctttatgaTCTTAATTACATTTTGTTCTTCaaatctttctttcattatcttcggtacatttgtatttttatctgtTCTTCCCTCTGTTAGTTCAattacattttgtttttgtttttgtttttttattctccccTTTGTTAGTTCAGttatattttgctttgttttttctgttctctttgttAGTTCAATTACGTTTTGttcctctgttcttccctttgttaTCTTCTTCACATTTTgcctttttctgttcttcccttcgttagtTCAATTACGTTTTGttcctctgttcttccttttgttAGTTCAATTACGTTTTGTTCCTCTGTTCTACCCTTTGTTATCTCCATCACATTCtgccttttttctgttcttccctttgttaGTTCAATTACGTTTTGttcctctgttcttccctttgttaTATTAATCACATTATGtccctctgttcttccctttgttaTCTTAATCACATTATGtccctctgttcttccctttgttattTCAATTACGTTTTGTTCACCATGACTCACTCGCGCTGGCATGCGCTTGGTGACATATATGGATCGTTCCCTCCCTCCGATTTCCGTAAACATCCGGTGCAGCCTCGATGTGCAGGCGTGGTGGTGGAACTATTTGATTGACGTGATAAATGAGGTCCTATTGCAATAAACCGACTTCAAGACTCattataaatcatacatacatacatatatacatacatacatacatacatacatacatacatatatacatattcatacatacatatatacatacatacatacatacatacatacatacatatatacatatatacatatatacatacatacatacatattcataattgatatatatgtacatttatatacacacacatatacatgcgtacatacatatgtgagtgtatgtgtgtggggttgtgggggtgggtgggggtgtttatgagtgtatgtgtgggtgtgggtttgtacGTATATCATTATCTACCTTAAAGTTAATTATAATGTAATATCCTCAAACAGCACAGTGTCTTTTTCCAAATAAATGGTTTAAAACAATACGGCCTTTTATCCTAACCCATTTCCTCCCACTGTTGCCAGATCCTGAACACCCACAACTGTTtctatgctgttgttgttgttaaacttCTCCCCGTTGTGAACTTCATTTTGCCGTTGTTGAACATTAACGTTTTCTGTACCTCACCGTTATCAAATTTATCTTGTTGCCAGTTTGTTAGtcttttttcatcgttatcagtttttttctttccgttgtcAGTAATTTATTACCATTGCCTCTTTCTAACGTTATTAATTTTCTCTTATCTGTATCACTCATTCCCGTTATCAGCCACCTCTTACTGTCAacgatttccttttatttttgtctgaCTTTCCGTTGTTGTGTCACTAAAAGAAGTGTCGAAATCCAcaaaatgaaatatgtatataatgtgtatgtatatatggtgacTTGTAGAGTAAAATAATTTATTTCTAAATGTGATGATGTATGaatctatttacctattaatttatctacctaATCATTTCGCATTTCTTCATCGACAACAAGAGGCAAAAGAAAAGGCGTGGTAAAACATTAGGCAACACAGCAAATGACAGGAGTATCTCGCAGAAATATGCAAACTGATCAGCAAAATGTAAGCAAAGAATGCAACACCTCGCAGGCATAAGAGTGTATTACTCACGAAACCTTGCATGTTCCCTTCCAGTTTGTTTCATATATTCACATCGCCTGTTTCGTTCAGTCAACCACTTCATCAGATGCATTTTAACACACCCACGCATTAGTATTTACGTCATATGTTTCGATCGATGATCATAAATACCATGACATTGGCATTTAGAACATAAACAGTTCCCACTCCGTTATACATTTCgattaataataaatacaatgagaGTGGCAGTTAAATAATGCACACTTCACACTTTGCGGCTCCATCAACACCACCGCCCGCCCTGTGACCGCCGGTTTTCACAGGAAGGGACAGTGCCCTGGGACAGTGCCCTACCGATGCGGGTACCTGACAAAGCCTCATTACTAGGAACAGAGGATGTTCCCCTGAGAGTCCTACTGCCCCTTCCGTCCCATGTACACTGATTTTAAGGCATGACAGGACAGCAGGCATGAAATATACCGAGATAAAGCATCAACCACCTAATCACCGTGGTCACCATactaaaagaacaagaaaaaataaataaaaataaaatctcagACTGGTTAGACGCCTTCATTCTAAActgaaccctctccctcccccgcaatACACTGATATTCTCGAGAATGAACTTGCTGATAGACTGACAAAGCCtgacacgggggagggggggggagagggtgtacgATCCCTGAGTGAGACGGCCATCGAACCGAACAATTACGACGTCGAACGAAAACCTCGGGACACGGAGAGGAAGCGGGACCCTCCACCACTGGCAGCTGACACATGAATCGCTCCCCGGGATGATTTCAGGAGATTCCGAGGTCGTTCTCCCCAGCACGAGTCTAGACTGTGCGTGGCAGGATGGTAGATCATGAACACCGCTGAAAACGCTGCAACACGAGAGTCACAACATTCTTATAATGCCCCGGAGTGTGAAGAACCACCGACCAACACCTGTAGGCTGCCGAGGAGGTTGTTTTTATCGCTAATTTCTTCAATgagtttttcgtctttttcgtaatgatgacattaaggttaagacaaattaaaacaaaaacagtatGGCGAACAAGAACAGTCGAAAATATCGCATAACAAATAGCTTGAAAATGCCACAGAGCCTCCACAAACACCAAAAATTAGCAAAATTCACAAAATACCCAGCTAGCTATTGCGAACATGAAATATTTTAGCCCGAACCCttcgccacctcccccccccccccccgcaaaaaaacgACAACCAGGTTATAATATAacctacacaagcacacacaagaccTTCATTATCATAGCTCTTCAGGTGACCATAATTATTCACTGACTGTACTCATTCTCGCTGGtctagactcccccccccccctgccacaaTGAGCAGATGAACCAGCTCTGATTGCTGAAACAGACTGCTGGGTTTCGCAGAAGGGTCTGGccgagactctctctctctctctctctctctctctctatctctctctctctctctctctctctctctctctctttctctctctctctctctctctcactttctcactttcactttctcactttctctttctctttctctctctctctctctctctctctgtgtgtgtgtgtgtgtgtgtgtgtgtgtgtgtgtgtgtgtgtggttctgcctttcttcttttcttttgtatttttgtctttgtctaaCCTCTGGAGGACTCCACTGAATTGAAATGTTGTGAATGTGTCTGTCGGATTGACATATCTGTTTTTTGATCAGTGTTGTGTATGTTGGGGTGATATATACTCTATCCTTGTGAATATTTATGGTTTGAGATTAAacgtagatttatttatatttcatagacAATCTGTGTTTAGATTGATGCCAAGGATTCGGGTTATGCTGACGAATTTTAATGGAGAAATTGATGTAGCaatttatgtattaatattacATTGAGACATTATAGCTACTAATATATCTACTGTATCCGtcaatgtatctatattcatcaatctatctatgcatatatgtatgtatatatgtgtatatatatacatatacagatatatatatgtatatatatatatatatatatatatatatatatatatatatatacatgtatatatttgagcacacacgcacacgcacaca encodes the following:
- the LOC113803262 gene encoding uncharacterized protein, whose translation is MLLGEGKRGIGEPCWSHAQCYRGQANSHCLGLICMCDTGFHNYEGKCSRNIWEDLGLHYWELMIVAFVLTIVALMMFIGTVYFIISKIARFRQTSPEEQIPPEESFDKRASVKGVSSASGKTARAFETQLVDRGMVESQLVKEEDLLRPEQDIRQTAAYLEPSKFILPLSFRHNSDSDYSRSDLYSRSSWSSASSTSSGSSGGWVGARWPGVGRAWAGTGAGGNPEDEWYHPRRNHARRTGTYSPTGTARHPLLLRASTLSESDESP